The Astatotilapia calliptera chromosome 14, fAstCal1.2, whole genome shotgun sequence genome includes a region encoding these proteins:
- the LOC113036924 gene encoding uncharacterized protein LOC113036924, which produces MLLKVKYLNVKKYIKLHAGFTYLEFISEAKTKFGLPDAADLDIFDETDTAVEEDIFLELLEAQPDLCLTIREKISDEDFCPLAHSTPSSSDTLSSLTDTISLSSSDSDLREKGIPAGRSRSSKDSSAPNVSVSEAAKEMVKNALTRKPGGEEILEEYNAENSLSHRTRRQLVNILASDMTERHGRIPSRKQKEKYALGIITLFPSLKDPFSPNGYEHFYDGVKGTGYIAWRLKTMSRSTTKRPVKEVPVHQEQGPKRRRLATTLPQQLDGDACKEAISFLVHSPDEASVFQKMKMTFQHRQDLVHDPQRTADVFKTFPRFLDVKGLVNQDFLLLFGAETATKLLEKWDMSFKPKVIKEAKQLTQSTDLCRLIKAAEKPTESDVNDWDSDMASLLLLLQLLPPTAGRKRRTKISPTDAAHKMVHFHKSCCSIDEHLQARDGKQPYILAVGRTQNSIDTFYIAVDKQLIPCQATSSLSAFDELFKSHYVFNLSYDESLVHLYSFVQTTIFNIDATSTDESPRVRELRAKMLNENHV; this is translated from the exons ATGTTGCTGAAAGTGAAATACCTCAATGTAAAGAAGTACATTAAATTGCACGCAGGATTCACTTATCTAGAATTCATCAGTGAAG CCAAAACCAAGTTTGGACTTCCGGATGCTGCTGACCTTGATATTTTCGATGAAACTGACACAGCTGTCGAAGAAGACATTTTTCTGGAGTTACTGGAGGCCCAACCAGACCTATGCCTGACAATACGTGAAAAGATTTCAGATGAAG ATTTTTGTCCTTTAGCTCATTCCACACCATCCTCCTCGGATACATTATCTTCCCTCACGGACACTATATCACTTTCATCAAGTGACAGTGACCTCAGGGAAAAGGGCATTCCTGCAGGCCGCAGTAGATCCAGCAAAGACAGTTCTGCACCAAATGTTTCTGTGTCAGAGGCTGCAAAAGAG ATGGTTAAAAATGCCTTGACTAGGAAACCTGGTGGAGAGGAAATTCTTGAAGAATACAATGCCGAAAATTCACTGAGCCACCGCACCCGGCGGCAGCTTGTTAACATATTGGCAAGTGATATGACTGAGAGACATGG CAGAATTCCCTCCCGTAAGCAAAAGGAGAAATATGCCCTTGGAATAATTACACTCTTTCCCTCATTGAAGGATCCATTTTCTCCAAACGGCTAT GAGCATTTCTACGACGGAGTGAAAGGCACTGGATATATAGCGTGGCGCCTCAAAACCATGTCCAGGTCTACAACCAAACGGCCAGTGAAGGAAGTCCCAGTGCATCAAGAACAAGGGCCTAAGCGCAGAAGATTAGCAACCACATTGCCTCAGCAACTTGATGGAGATGCCTGCAAGGAGGCCATCTCATTTCTTGTTCACTCTCCTGATGAAGCAAGTGTATTTCAGAAGATGAAAATGACGTTCCAACATCGCCAGGATCTGGTGCATGATCCACAAAGAACTGCAGATGTCTTCAAAACATTTCCACGCTTTTTGGATGTCAAAGGACTA GTCAATCAAgacttcctgctgctgtttggtGCTGAAACAGCCACCAAGTTGCTTGAGAAGTGGGACATGTCATTCAAGCCAAAGGTTATTAAAGAAGCCAAACAGCTGACTCAGTCAACTGACCTGTGTCGTTTGATAAAAGCTGCTGAGAAACCAACAGAGAGTGATGTAAATG ACTGGGACAGTGACATGGCCTCTCTGCTGCTACTCCTTCAACTTTTGCCACCCACAGCTGGACGAAAGAGGAGAACCAAAATAAGTCCAACTGATGCAGCACACAAAATGGTGCACTTTCACAAG TCATGCTGCAGCATTGATGAACACTTGCAAGCAAGAGATGGTAAACAACCATACATCCTCGCTGTTGGTCGAACCCAGAACAGCATTGACACCTTCTACATCGCAGTGGACAAACAGCTCATCCCCTGCCAAGCCACCAGCTCACTCAGTGCTTTTGATGAACTTTTCAAATCCCACTACGTGTTCAACTTATCTTACGACGAGTCACTGGTTCATCTCTACAGTTTTGTGCAGACCACCATATTCAACATTGATGCCACCTCAACAGATGAGTCACCACGTGTTCGTGAGTTGCGTGCCAAAATGTTGAATGAGAaccatgtttaa